A single genomic interval of Pseudomonadota bacterium harbors:
- a CDS encoding SPFH domain-containing protein, whose translation MGYAIWMGVAVVVCFYILPSVIIITPGKRAKILETLGKPHRAARMPGFSVKLPWPLTAVVGTINLQLQEIGADVSVKTKDNAFMTLPVKVQYRASSEPEGAVKAHYELEDPEEQIKSYVLNNVRQTASSMDMIDLYQNRDAIEKQVRDTLQERFAKFGYIIENVLVDEPQPSVEVRDAFNRVIASQREKEAAENIAEAKRIELVGIAKAEKESKKLQGEGIAEMREAISRGMSAAMNELVNAGLNADQALGLLMDTNRLDTLGGAAQHGNMVLMDMNGGNRIAETMAAVASVDGATKAKTAAKKTTTAKKKAADGPWA comes from the coding sequence ATGGGCTATGCAATTTGGATGGGTGTAGCGGTCGTAGTATGTTTTTACATTCTACCGAGCGTGATTATCATTACACCGGGTAAACGAGCAAAAATTTTAGAAACACTCGGTAAGCCGCATCGTGCAGCACGTATGCCGGGCTTTAGTGTAAAGCTTCCTTGGCCTCTAACAGCTGTTGTGGGCACAATTAACCTGCAGCTCCAAGAAATTGGCGCTGATGTTTCAGTAAAAACAAAAGATAACGCTTTCATGACACTTCCTGTAAAAGTGCAATACCGCGCAAGCAGTGAGCCTGAAGGCGCTGTGAAAGCACATTATGAGCTTGAAGATCCTGAAGAGCAGATTAAGAGTTACGTACTTAACAATGTACGTCAAACAGCATCAAGCATGGATATGATTGACCTGTACCAAAACCGCGACGCGATTGAGAAGCAAGTACGTGACACACTGCAAGAGCGTTTTGCAAAATTTGGTTATATCATTGAAAACGTACTTGTGGATGAGCCTCAACCAAGTGTTGAAGTACGTGACGCCTTTAACCGTGTTATTGCCTCTCAGCGTGAAAAAGAGGCGGCTGAGAACATTGCAGAAGCCAAGCGTATTGAGCTTGTTGGTATTGCAAAGGCTGAGAAAGAGTCTAAGAAGCTACAAGGTGAAGGTATTGCGGAAATGCGTGAAGCGATCTCTCGTGGTATGAGTGCAGCAATGAACGAGCTTGTGAACGCTGGCTTGAATGCTGACCAAGCACTTGGTCTACTTATGGACACAAACCGTTTGGATACCCTTGGCGGTGCCGCACAGCATGGCAACATGGTGTTGATGGACATGAACGGTGGTAACCGTATTGCAGAAACAATGGCAGCTGTAGCCTCTGTTGATGGCGCAACAAAAGCAAAGACAGCAGCTAAGAAAACGACAACAGCAAAAAAGAAAGCTGCTGACGGCCCTTGGGCATAA